The genome window AAATATCCGTGATTATGATGAATTACTGGATAAAGCTTCGAAAAACTCAGAATGGTTTTGGAATGAGATGGCTGAAGAATTAGAATGGTTCAAACCATATGAAAAAGTTTTAGATTGGAAACCTCCTCATGCAAGATGGTTTTTAGATGGAAAATTTAATATAGTGCACAATGCATTGGATAGGCACGTAAAAACATGGCGAAAAAACAAATTGGCTTATATATGGGAAAGTGAAATGGGCGAAGTTCGTAAATTCACATACTTTGAATTATATCGTGAAGTAAACCGTTTAGCCAATGCTTTAAAGGGGATGGGTGTAGAAAAAGGAGATAGGGTTAGTATATATCTGCCTATGATTCCAGAGTTACCGATTGCTATGCTTGCTTGTGCTAAAATAGGCGCAGTTCATAGTGTAGTTTTTTCAGGTTTTTGGGCTAAAGCTTTTAAAGAAAGAGCTAATGATGCTAAAGCAAAGGTAGCCATAACTGCAGATGGATTCCATCGTAGGGGGAAAGTTATAAAACTTAAAGATACTGTGGACATGGTAATGGACCAAATACCTAGCGTAAAAAATGTTTTAGTGGTTCGTAGCTGTGGCTGTGGCGTAAACATGGAAGAAGGAAGAGAC of Methanobacterium alcaliphilum contains these proteins:
- a CDS encoding AMP-binding protein; this encodes MPVNLDALLKEDRVFLPDMDLVAQSNIKKWMDSVNIRDYDELLDKASKNSEWFWNEMAEELEWFKPYEKVLDWKPPHARWFLDGKFNIVHNALDRHVKTWRKNKLAYIWESEMGEVRKFTYFELYREVNRLANALKGMGVEKGDRVSIYLPMIPELPIAMLACAKIGAVHSVVFSGFWAKAFKERANDAKAKVAITADGFHRRGKVIKLKDTVDMVMDQIPSVKNVLVVRSCGCGVNMEEGRDFFWDDVLKKESYECSSEEMDSEDPLFILYTSGTTGKPKGVLHTHGGYAVGTYTTLKFVFDIKDSDIWWCAADIGWITGHSYI